The genomic DNA ATTTACATCCTGCAATCCAAGCGAGATCATCCATGGGTCCAAGACCTACGGCAAGGCAGATCAGATCAACATTAAGTTCTTCTTCAGTGCCGGGGATCTCATTCCAATCCTTATCTATTTTAACCAGTACAGCTCTTTCAACCTTCTCATTTCCCTCAGCTCTCTTTATGGTCTTAGAGGTTTCAACGGGGACTCCAAATCTGGTTAACTTGCTTGCATGAACACCCCAACCCCCTATGACTGGTCTTCCCTCTACTACTTTAATCACCTCAGCCCCTGCCTGCATAAGATGATAGGCAACAATCAGACCAACATTGCCTGCCCCAATCATAAGAGCCCTTCTTCCTGGTAAGACCCTTTGGATATTTATCAATGTCTGTACAGCACCTGCTCCCATCACTCCGGGGAGCGTCCATCCAGGAAAGGGTAAGGGGTTCTCATTTGCCCCTGTGGCTAATAAAATCTTTTTTGCCTTTAATTGTCCACCTTTTTCATCCTGAATAAAGGCAAGGACATCTTTATTAAAAATACCCCAGACCGTTGTATTTAATAAAACTTCAACGCCCAAATCCTCTGTCTCTTTTAGAAGCCTCTCTCCAATCTCTATCCCTCTAATCCCTGCATAATGTTCCATCGTACCAAAAAATTTATGGGTCTGTTTAAAGAGCTGGCCCCCGGCCCTTTTATTCTCATCAATCAAAACTACATGGACCCCTGCTTTTGCTGCTTCTACAGCAGCAGAAAGCCCTGCTGGACCCGCACCTACAATAGCCATTTCCACCTCTTTCATCATGATTTCCACTCCCCTAAACCCTTTTGGGTCTCTATCTTCATTCCTTTTTTAACAGGAGTAATACAGGTCCTTACATTGGGTATACCATCAACCATCATAAGACAATCCGTACACCTTCCTATGGCGCAGAATACTCCTCTTGGTTCTCCAGTTTTTTCAGTATATCTAAATACATAGCGTCCACGTGCAACCAGGGCAGATGCAATTGTTTCTCCCTCTATGGCTTCAATTGTTTCCCCATCCACAAAAATCTCAACCAGAGATTTTATCTCTAACTTCCCTAGAATGGGATGATCGATAATTCTCATTTTCTATACTCATTCATAGAAGAATTAAGTTAAACTAAAAAAATTCAGAATAAATAAAATAATGTTCCCTAGCATCCCTAAACATACGTATGCTTTTCTGAATAAAAGGATGTCAAGAAATAAAGATTGGTCTTACGTGCCGAGGGAGGATATCCCCTTCATTTGATGGGCATGACTATCTTTAAGCTATTTTACTATAAATTATAATAGCTCTATATGCAAGCTTTTTCAAACAGTTTTATCTTCTTCTGTATGATTTTTTATAATATAATAAAAAATAGTTTTAATCACCTTGAAAGGAGGGTGAGACCATTTAATAAAGAATTAAGTCTTTCAACCATAATCTTTGCTCTTTTTGTATATCTCATATGGGGTGGTAATGTGGTCTCTATAAAGATAGGGCTGGATGGAATCCCCCCTATTGCCATGGCTGGTCTTAGATTCAGTATTGGAGCGATTTGTATCTTTATATGGGCCAAGATAAGCTCTATCCCTCTTCATATAAAGAGAAAAGAGCTCATATTTCACCTGATAAATGGTGTTTTTTTTATGATTCAGATCTCTCTCTTTTATGTGGGTATGGTCTATGCAACAGCCAGTCATGCATCCATCCTCATTAATACCAATCCGTTTTTTATTGCTTTATTTGCCCACTTTTTTATTACAGGTGATACGATTAGCTCTCGAAAGATATTTGGATTACTCTTTGCCTTTTTGGGGATCATCTTTATATTCTATGATAAACAAAATATTGGTTCTTTCTCCATTGCAGGAGATGCCATTATTTTATTAAGCGCTTTTCTTCTCAGCTTACGTATTATTTATATAAAAAGATTATTGGAAAGTTTTGAACCAACAAAGGTCGTTTTTTGGGAATTTCTTATAGGTGTACCCCTTTTCTTTGTTTCAAGTCTTCTTTTGGAAGGGAATAGTCAGCTAAATTTTACTCTTCCTGTCATTGTAGCCGTTTTATATCAAGGAATTATAGTAGCTGGTTTCTGTTTCGTGGCCTCAACCGTTCTCCTGCAGAGGCATAATCCAAGTATCATGTCTTCCTTTTCCTTTGCCATACCCCTATCAGGGGTTATCCTCAGCCATCTTTTATTGGGAGATGCGATAACGAAAAATCTGATCTTTGGCTCTCTATTCGTTATTTATGGAATCTACATTGTTACAACACACAGGTTAAAAAATAAAAAATGAAAAAAGAACAATTACACTTTTTATAATTTCATCAGAATCTGATATAATAGAGTATATTTTATTGATAAATCCTTAATTTACATAATTTTTTCTGTTATCTGTGGATAATATTGAGGCTTTAGAAATTGGACTATTAGAGTCTTTAATTCTTTTTAAGATTAAAATGAAAGTGTTTGTATAATAAGGACTTACATTTTGCTTACATCTTGGCAATTTTTATGAAAATTATTAAAAAATAGTAACTTATGGGTTTAAATTGGTGTT from Nitrospinota bacterium includes the following:
- a CDS encoding NAD(P)/FAD-dependent oxidoreductase, which gives rise to MMKEVEMAIVGAGPAGLSAAVEAAKAGVHVVLIDENKRAGGQLFKQTHKFFGTMEHYAGIRGIEIGERLLKETEDLGVEVLLNTTVWGIFNKDVLAFIQDEKGGQLKAKKILLATGANENPLPFPGWTLPGVMGAGAVQTLINIQRVLPGRRALMIGAGNVGLIVAYHLMQAGAEVIKVVEGRPVIGGWGVHASKLTRFGVPVETSKTIKRAEGNEKVERAVLVKIDKDWNEIPGTEEELNVDLICLAVGLGPMDDLAWIAGCKFEYLEELGGYIPKHDQYMETSIEGIYTAGDSAGIEEASVAIEEGRLAGVAIAHSLGYIEDREALKRKKEILKRLHELRKGPFGEASKKAKERLLLRRK
- a CDS encoding (2Fe-2S)-binding protein produces the protein MRIIDHPILGKLEIKSLVEIFVDGETIEAIEGETIASALVARGRYVFRYTEKTGEPRGVFCAIGRCTDCLMMVDGIPNVRTCITPVKKGMKIETQKGLGEWKS
- a CDS encoding DMT family transporter, yielding MRPFNKELSLSTIIFALFVYLIWGGNVVSIKIGLDGIPPIAMAGLRFSIGAICIFIWAKISSIPLHIKRKELIFHLINGVFFMIQISLFYVGMVYATASHASILINTNPFFIALFAHFFITGDTISSRKIFGLLFAFLGIIFIFYDKQNIGSFSIAGDAIILLSAFLLSLRIIYIKRLLESFEPTKVVFWEFLIGVPLFFVSSLLLEGNSQLNFTLPVIVAVLYQGIIVAGFCFVASTVLLQRHNPSIMSSFSFAIPLSGVILSHLLLGDAITKNLIFGSLFVIYGIYIVTTHRLKNKK